A genomic region of Mugil cephalus isolate CIBA_MC_2020 chromosome 5, CIBA_Mcephalus_1.1, whole genome shotgun sequence contains the following coding sequences:
- the LOC125007801 gene encoding SH2 domain-containing protein 1A-like produces the protein MDKLPVYHGPIGKEEGERRLGQDGRNGSYLIRNSDSVPGVYCLCVLFDGYVYTYRIHQDDAGSWAADTTPGVQRRYFRQIKNLIAAFQKPGQGIAMPLLYPVTAQRPAQTYAEEETPGNSLSQTHSGPGIYFQQQQQHQQQQQQQQQHAAKRHKNRNKKEVRQAFG, from the exons ATGGATAAACTGCCTGTCTACCACGGACCTATTGGCAAGGAAGAAGGGGAGAGGAGGCTGGGCCAGGACGGCCGAAACGGGAGCTACCTGATCCGCAACAGCGACTCTGTGCCGGGTGTCTACTGCCTGTGTGTGCT gttTGACGGATACGTCTACACGTACAGAATCCACCAAGATGACGCAGGCTCATGGGCCGCAGAC ACCACTCCCGGCGTGCAGAGACGATATTTCCGGCAAATCAAGAACTTGATAGCAGCTTTCCAGAAGCCCGGACAAGGAATTGCCATGCCTCTCCTGTACCCTGTCACCGCTCAGAGACCGGCACAAACGTACGCCGAGGAGGAGACGCCTGGTAATAGCCTGTCACAGACGCACAGCGGCCCAGGCATTtacttccagcagcagcagcagcaccagcagcagcagcagcagcagcagcagcacgctgcaaagagacataaaaacaggaacaagaaGGAGGTGCGGCAAGCTTTCGGTTAA
- the agtr2 gene encoding type-2 angiotensin II receptor, whose protein sequence is MAIPNDLSLFNSTSSPYLMTEVYLNASLAPSAPPCLDWPPVPMTTVIPTIYSVICVLGTIANALAVCVLAHGNASRRTMANTFMLNLCVSDLLFLLSLPLWAVYYSWGYSWPFGQVACKICGALHNLNLYASIFFITCMSMDRYQAIVHPLRSQSARDPKRARILCILVWVLACACSAPTLALRDTYKLEALGVEACVIKYPDDVWYMTLTWMKIVLGFLLPLLVISCCYCAIGKHLLADTGLGRMQKPSHHPHTNSFKSLESHEGCCKPERPPTPCVSPSSSSGARALEGRGLERVLWTVAAVVLAFFICWFPFHCLTFMDVLVSKGWLDSCWVNWSIHNLTPLTLCLGFSNSAINPVLYCFIGNHFRGRLGGLCKGVCACLKARGEEHSQKRGSFSTRLSSFSRKLSDLKDLAIVEPSGPPA, encoded by the coding sequence ATGGCAATCCCCAATGACCTCTCCCTTTTCAACTCCACCTCTTCCCCCTATTTGATGACGGAGGTCTATCTGAACGCTTCCCTCGCCCCTTCTGCTCCCCCCTGCCTAGACTGGCCTCCTGTACCCATGACCACGGTCATACCCACCATCTACAGTGTTATCTGTGTGCTGGGAACCATAGCCAACGCCTTGGCGGTGTGCGTGTTGGCCCATGGCAATGCTTCGAGGAGAACTATGGCTAACACCTTCATGCTGAACCTCTGTGTGTCTGACCTGTTGTTCCTGCTGTCTCTCCCGCTGTGGGCCGTCTACTACTCCTGGGGCTACAGCTGGCCCTTTGGCCAGGTGGCCTGTAAAATCTGCGGAGCTCTCCATAACCTCAACCTCTACGCCTCTATCTTCTTCATCACGTGCATGAGCATGGACCGCTACCAGGCCATCGTGCACCCGCTCCGCTCCCAGAGTGCACGAGACCCCAAACGTGCCAGGATCCTGTGCATCCTGGTGTGGGTTCTGGCATGTGCCTGTTCAGCCCCTACCTTGGCCCTGAGGGACACCTACAAACTGGAGGCGCTCGGTGTGGAAGCCTGTGTGATTAAGTATCCTGATGATGTCTGGTATATGACCCTGACCTGGATGAAGATTGTTCTGGGCTTCTTGCTGCCGCTGCTTGTCATTTCCTGTTGTTACTGCGCCATTGGTAAACACTTGTTGGCTGATACGGGGTTGGGAAGAATGCAGAAACCGTCACATCACCCCCACACAAACTCTTTTAAATCACTGGAGTCCCACGAGGGATGTTGTAAACCAGAGAGACCCCCGACCCCTTGTGTCAGCCCTAGCTCCAGCAGCGGGGCCAGAGCcttggaggggagggggctggaGAGAGTGTTGTGGACCGTGGCCGCTGTGGTCCTGGCATTCTTCATCTGCTGGTTCCCCTTTCACTGCCTGACCTTCATGGATGTGCTGGTGAGCAAGGGCTGGCTGGACAGCTGCTGGGTGAATTGGAGCATCCACAATCTCACCCCTCTCACCCTTTGCTTGGGCTTCTCCAACTCGGCCATCAACCCCGTGCTCTATTGCTTTATCGGGAACCATTTCCGGGGCCGTCTCGGGGGCCTCTGCAAGGGTGTATGTGCTTGTTTGAAGGCCCGTGGGGAGGAGCACAGCCAGAAGAGGGGCTCCTTCAGCACCAGGCTGAGCTCCTTCTCTCGAAAACTCAGTGACCTCAAAGACCTGGCGATTGTGGAGCCCTCTGGTCCTCCAGCCTAG